In Simplicispira sp. 125, one DNA window encodes the following:
- a CDS encoding PilN domain-containing protein — protein sequence MTGWGQLSLRVHATLDRLAWGFGDLRRALVEHGAWPASRRTAVSSDGGRWAVTGTRLRASTGQHKATGLLVPESSCLWGTVQLPDMPRQALDSAVQETLWRVSPLPPEHIVAAWQAVPASEGGWTIDWGMCRRSDQETLLAQHGLATDAPVYLARQGRALAVRGKSWHLQHKRQRWMDGVLVGTLMLLLGAMAMPALMPLILKRQAVVRALEHVGALEPKAAPLRQQLDELRQQSLLADELRQSSSTDLPLASVVDRLSETLPNDAWLDRIEINGSEIRIMGLTGNATELIAHLGRQPALAEARATVASVRDNALNKERFTFEMRWRGEGVKP from the coding sequence ATGACAGGTTGGGGGCAGCTATCTCTTCGCGTGCACGCCACGCTGGACCGACTGGCCTGGGGGTTTGGCGACCTCAGGCGTGCGCTGGTGGAGCATGGCGCTTGGCCCGCAAGCCGCCGCACGGCCGTGTCTTCTGATGGGGGCCGCTGGGCGGTGACCGGAACCCGGTTGCGCGCCAGCACAGGCCAGCACAAGGCCACCGGATTGCTGGTACCGGAGTCCAGTTGCCTGTGGGGCACGGTGCAGCTCCCTGACATGCCCCGGCAGGCGCTCGACAGCGCCGTCCAAGAAACTCTGTGGCGCGTTTCACCCCTGCCGCCAGAACACATTGTGGCGGCCTGGCAGGCCGTTCCGGCATCCGAGGGCGGGTGGACTATTGACTGGGGCATGTGTCGGCGCAGTGACCAAGAAACGCTCCTGGCCCAGCATGGGCTGGCCACCGATGCGCCCGTCTACCTGGCCCGTCAGGGGCGCGCCCTGGCGGTGCGTGGCAAGTCGTGGCACCTGCAGCACAAGCGCCAGCGCTGGATGGATGGCGTTCTCGTGGGTACGCTAATGCTCCTGCTGGGGGCCATGGCCATGCCTGCGCTCATGCCGCTGATACTCAAGCGGCAGGCGGTGGTTCGGGCGCTGGAACATGTCGGTGCGCTGGAGCCCAAGGCCGCTCCCCTGCGCCAGCAACTGGACGAATTGCGCCAGCAGTCGCTGCTGGCAGACGAATTGCGGCAGAGCAGCAGTACCGACCTGCCACTGGCCAGTGTAGTGGACCGTCTGTCCGAGACCTTGCCCAACGACGCCTGGCTTGACCGCATTGAAATCAATGGCAGCGAAATCCGGATCATGGGGCTGACCGGCAACGCTACCGAGCTGATTGCACACCTGGGGCGCCAGCCCGCCCTGGCCGAAGCGCGCGCCACTGTGGCCAGCGTACGTGACAACGCCCTGAACAAGGAGCGTTTTACCTTCGAGATGCGCTGGCGCGGGGAAGGGGTCAAACCATGA
- a CDS encoding GspMb/PilO family protein: MNTWTRRAGGIVALLVLGGGIFAGQGYRALWTRYDGALQQLESRSERLEGVVEAGPDIESRLGDARNAVLPLLHPAGENAQNDVQQKLRELIGAAGGTLVSSQVALEPGVDGKLARTRLTATVTGEWPKLVRFMEMLQAHRPPFWVRTVSLSREGAATGPQNARLTLQLEAPLAPGKAQP; the protein is encoded by the coding sequence ATGAATACCTGGACACGCCGTGCCGGCGGCATTGTGGCTCTGCTGGTACTGGGAGGGGGCATTTTTGCCGGACAGGGCTACCGGGCACTCTGGACCCGTTACGACGGTGCCCTTCAACAACTGGAGTCGCGCAGCGAGCGCCTCGAGGGTGTCGTGGAAGCCGGGCCCGATATCGAGTCCCGGTTGGGCGATGCCCGCAATGCCGTCCTGCCGCTGCTGCACCCCGCTGGCGAAAATGCGCAGAACGACGTGCAGCAAAAGCTGCGTGAGCTGATTGGCGCCGCAGGCGGCACCCTTGTTTCATCGCAGGTGGCACTGGAGCCCGGCGTGGATGGAAAACTGGCACGCACACGCCTGACGGCAACCGTCACCGGCGAATGGCCCAAGCTTGTGCGCTTCATGGAAATGCTGCAAGCCCATAGGCCGCCTTTCTGGGTGCGCACCGTCAGCCTGTCGCGCGAAGGCGCTGCCACAGGTCCACAAAACGCCCGCCTGACCCTGCAGCTTGAAGCGCCGCTGGCACCCGGAAAGGCGCAGCCATGA
- the gspD gene encoding type II secretion system secretin GspD yields MNIRPSLLMLALLASGCASVPDTPPVTIRTEPVVAPSATKADKNPEQDEAVAPALAPAAEEIASPTPAGGKSPSGNTRLFPGDDQLFKRNIGPQVDPVLAKGDKVALNFENATVGNLAAALLGDLLKLNYTIDAGGDTVVSLHTRQPLQRNQVLDVLDAVLLPHDLAIVRDNAGVYHVTKRTVTVGARPVVGAARFKDLAGAGTVIVPLNHIAAGEMAKILAPIAPREAIVYVDTLRNLLVLQGSKAQLGGWLEMVDAFDVDFLTGMSLGVFVLENANVNVVRDALQAMLGPDKSADPYSGGGANAFAGAAPGAAGAGAGSAAAMASSANPLHGLIRLVPVERLNALVVVTPRSQLLAQVETWIRRLDRPSDALEAGLFVYPVQNGSATHLAEMLNGLFGGDTSRSKQGVAAGSAPTQFAPSTGSGTAGLATPGTTSTAGTTGSGTATAMAAAAQSAMGGNKNTPLTSVSQLDGNVRVVADEKRNALLIRAPRTEYRRIEKALRELDKAPVQVLIEASIVEVSLTGNLEYGVEWFVQNSLSRGRDGQALLNMNESGGIGAKQPGFSYTILNKAGVVRATLNALAEKSQLRVLSNPSVLVLDNHNATIQIGKQQPVKSSTTATGTLVTESITYKDTGVMLSVTPSVNAGGLITMDIVQQVTDVGEIDAATGQRNFLTRQIQSRVAVRSGEPIVLGGMIRENETNGRSGVPGLADIPLFGALFSTSSIKRERTELLVLMTPRALEDDDQLRAASAELRQRMRTMSLQSPLLGAGDADAPVTPAR; encoded by the coding sequence ATGAATATTCGGCCATCCCTCCTCATGCTGGCACTGCTGGCTTCAGGTTGTGCCAGCGTACCCGATACGCCCCCCGTGACCATTCGGACCGAGCCTGTGGTGGCGCCGAGCGCGACCAAGGCAGACAAGAATCCGGAGCAGGACGAGGCTGTGGCGCCCGCATTGGCTCCCGCGGCGGAAGAAATCGCCAGTCCGACGCCGGCAGGTGGCAAATCGCCCTCAGGCAATACCCGCCTGTTCCCGGGGGACGACCAGCTGTTCAAGCGCAACATTGGCCCCCAGGTCGACCCGGTGCTGGCCAAGGGCGACAAAGTGGCGCTCAACTTCGAGAACGCTACCGTCGGCAACCTGGCGGCAGCCCTGCTGGGCGACCTGCTCAAGCTCAACTACACCATTGATGCGGGCGGCGATACTGTGGTCAGCCTGCACACGCGCCAACCGCTGCAGCGCAACCAGGTGCTCGATGTGCTGGACGCCGTACTGCTGCCGCACGACCTGGCCATCGTGCGCGACAACGCGGGGGTGTACCACGTCACCAAACGCACCGTGACGGTGGGTGCACGCCCGGTGGTGGGTGCGGCGCGTTTCAAGGACCTCGCAGGCGCGGGCACGGTCATCGTGCCGCTGAACCACATTGCTGCTGGCGAGATGGCCAAGATACTGGCGCCCATTGCGCCGCGCGAGGCCATCGTCTACGTGGACACGCTGCGCAATCTGCTCGTGCTGCAGGGCAGCAAAGCCCAGTTGGGTGGCTGGCTGGAAATGGTGGATGCCTTTGATGTGGACTTCCTCACCGGCATGTCGCTGGGCGTATTTGTGCTGGAGAACGCCAACGTCAATGTGGTGCGCGATGCGCTCCAGGCCATGCTGGGCCCGGACAAATCGGCCGACCCCTACAGCGGCGGCGGTGCCAATGCCTTCGCAGGCGCTGCCCCGGGTGCTGCAGGTGCCGGGGCGGGTAGCGCTGCGGCCATGGCCTCGTCGGCCAACCCCTTGCATGGCCTCATCCGGCTGGTCCCGGTTGAGCGTCTGAACGCCCTCGTGGTCGTGACGCCACGCAGCCAGTTGCTGGCCCAGGTCGAAACCTGGATTCGGCGTCTCGACCGGCCCTCGGACGCACTTGAAGCGGGCCTGTTTGTGTATCCGGTACAAAATGGCTCTGCCACCCACCTTGCTGAAATGCTCAATGGCTTGTTTGGCGGCGATACATCGCGCTCCAAGCAGGGCGTGGCTGCTGGCTCTGCGCCTACGCAGTTTGCGCCGTCTACCGGTAGCGGCACGGCGGGGCTGGCCACCCCGGGCACCACCAGCACTGCGGGCACGACGGGTTCCGGCACGGCGACCGCCATGGCCGCGGCCGCCCAGTCGGCCATGGGCGGCAACAAGAACACGCCACTCACTTCGGTTAGCCAGCTTGACGGCAATGTCCGCGTGGTGGCCGACGAAAAACGCAATGCCCTGCTCATCCGCGCACCGCGCACCGAGTACCGCCGCATCGAGAAAGCCCTGCGCGAGCTTGACAAGGCCCCGGTGCAGGTACTCATCGAAGCCAGCATTGTCGAAGTTAGCCTTACCGGCAACCTGGAATACGGGGTGGAGTGGTTTGTACAAAACAGCCTCAGCCGCGGCCGTGATGGCCAGGCCTTGCTGAACATGAACGAGAGCGGCGGCATCGGCGCCAAGCAGCCCGGGTTTTCGTACACCATTCTGAACAAGGCCGGTGTCGTGCGCGCCACGCTCAATGCGCTGGCCGAGAAGTCGCAACTGCGCGTGTTGTCCAACCCGTCGGTGCTGGTGCTGGACAACCACAACGCCACTATCCAGATCGGCAAACAGCAGCCGGTGAAAAGCTCGACCACGGCTACGGGCACCCTGGTCACCGAATCGATTACCTATAAAGACACAGGCGTGATGCTCTCCGTAACCCCCTCGGTCAATGCAGGCGGGTTGATCACCATGGACATCGTCCAGCAGGTCACTGACGTGGGCGAAATCGATGCGGCCACCGGCCAGCGCAACTTCCTGACCCGCCAGATCCAGAGCCGCGTGGCCGTGCGCTCGGGCGAGCCCATCGTGCTGGGCGGCATGATCCGCGAGAACGAAACCAATGGCCGCAGCGGCGTGCCCGGCCTGGCCGATATCCCGTTGTTTGGCGCGCTGTTTTCCACCTCCAGCATCAAGCGTGAGCGCACCGAACTGCTGGTGCTGATGACCCCGCGCGCCCTAGAAGACGACGACCAATTGCGTGCCGCCAGCGCCGAACTGCGCCAGCGCATGCGCACCATGTCGCTGCAGTCGCCACTCCTGGGCGCAGGCGATGCCGATGCGCCAGTAACCCCTGCGCGCTGA
- a CDS encoding VCBS repeat-containing protein yields MKQMRVWSGRFAGLGAALLVLGCQTAPAPVVSGAAAQTSVAPKTVAPPTIHLDLPDAWGGQLLCTAADCLLGAVEHENNKLSLFRIKGRTAALLDQQPLAYHPDSAVWLSPQLLVAAVERSSSLDIFRVGNGKLTPLVQAKVGFAPRDVLVLSATAGKYRMLATPYSGKDIAWVDWSEDRPQNSQTHKATWCEAPWHPIRVSQLPHSAQAGIAVACLDDKKVVAVPESDLSATPKVLASFNVIPRQVRPSPSGLWLYVALETGGRNARIQMQTGELQWIAGDPRGSSAVVALTDDLVIWGDDQRLTLQRLDATGGVLQTRELRTSGYSTSLQLQDIDGDGHQDILVLNSAGKRADVIYGPLWEQAQPRP; encoded by the coding sequence ATGAAGCAAATGCGCGTGTGGTCTGGTCGCTTTGCGGGCTTGGGCGCCGCTCTGTTGGTGTTGGGCTGTCAAACCGCGCCGGCACCTGTGGTGTCCGGGGCGGCTGCACAAACCTCGGTGGCGCCCAAGACAGTGGCTCCACCGACCATCCACCTGGACCTGCCCGATGCCTGGGGCGGGCAGTTGCTCTGTACAGCGGCAGATTGCCTGCTGGGGGCCGTGGAGCACGAGAACAACAAGCTGTCCCTGTTCCGCATCAAGGGTCGCACGGCCGCGCTGCTGGACCAGCAGCCCCTCGCTTACCACCCGGATTCCGCTGTATGGCTGTCGCCGCAGCTGTTGGTGGCTGCCGTTGAAAGGAGCTCCAGCCTGGATATTTTTCGGGTCGGAAATGGCAAATTGACGCCGCTGGTGCAGGCCAAGGTCGGTTTTGCCCCGCGCGATGTACTTGTGCTGTCCGCAACTGCAGGGAAATACCGCATGCTGGCCACCCCGTATTCAGGGAAAGATATCGCCTGGGTCGACTGGAGTGAGGATCGACCCCAAAATAGTCAGACGCACAAAGCCACCTGGTGCGAGGCGCCGTGGCACCCCATCCGGGTCTCTCAACTCCCTCATTCTGCGCAGGCGGGCATTGCCGTCGCCTGCCTCGACGACAAGAAGGTCGTGGCGGTGCCGGAGTCCGATCTCTCCGCCACGCCCAAGGTGTTGGCGAGTTTTAATGTGATTCCGCGCCAGGTGCGGCCATCGCCCTCCGGGCTGTGGCTGTATGTGGCCCTGGAAACGGGTGGGCGCAATGCCCGTATTCAGATGCAAACCGGGGAACTGCAGTGGATCGCCGGTGATCCCAGAGGATCAAGCGCTGTCGTTGCTCTGACAGACGACCTGGTGATCTGGGGTGATGACCAGCGCTTGACCCTGCAGCGCCTCGATGCCACGGGTGGCGTGCTGCAAACCCGGGAGCTGCGTACCAGTGGGTATTCCACCAGTCTGCAGCTGCAGGACATTGATGGCGATGGGCACCAGGACATCCTGGTGCTCAATTCTGCGGGCAAGCGCGCAGACGTCATTTATGGCCCGCTCTGGGAGCAGGCGCAGCCCCGGCCATGA
- a CDS encoding peptidylprolyl isomerase, whose product MTKTLIRYLVPRIALLAVATVFNGALAQEAKGPVLARLANGETITEADLTQYLGRRIDLKPAARNVSGVLTVVQEMALARVLALEGESQGVPRRKERGEDRFDDVYAYAIFKSMSPVCEAPKDEATARAFYDSNPKAFTAPTTVRLSRIILPTGTSVEGESAGIWLVNQVQAIGAGTLKFDDAAAKAEQVYKLEVQGDLGWVALNAENQILRALASANQGDIVGPVKDGEFVYLFQIVAKRPSQIVPWKDVSAVAAQHAVRYCQEQGRADVQQRMFQKYGVQLDEEAVRGIFDTK is encoded by the coding sequence ATGACCAAGACATTGATTCGCTATCTCGTTCCCCGCATCGCGCTCCTGGCGGTGGCCACGGTGTTCAATGGGGCCCTGGCCCAGGAAGCCAAGGGCCCCGTTCTTGCCCGCCTGGCCAATGGCGAAACCATTACCGAGGCCGACTTGACCCAGTACCTGGGCCGCCGCATCGACCTCAAGCCTGCGGCGCGCAATGTGTCGGGTGTGCTCACCGTGGTGCAGGAGATGGCTTTAGCCCGTGTGCTGGCGCTGGAGGGCGAGAGCCAGGGGGTGCCCCGGCGTAAGGAGCGTGGCGAGGATCGTTTCGACGATGTGTATGCCTACGCGATCTTCAAATCCATGAGCCCCGTCTGCGAGGCCCCCAAGGACGAGGCCACGGCGCGCGCTTTCTACGACAGCAATCCAAAGGCGTTCACGGCGCCCACCACCGTCCGGTTGAGCCGCATCATCTTGCCTACCGGTACTTCGGTGGAGGGCGAGTCTGCCGGAATCTGGTTGGTGAACCAAGTGCAAGCCATTGGTGCAGGGACCTTGAAGTTCGACGATGCCGCCGCGAAGGCAGAGCAGGTCTATAAGCTCGAAGTGCAGGGCGACCTGGGCTGGGTGGCACTGAATGCAGAAAATCAGATCTTGCGTGCCTTGGCTTCGGCCAACCAGGGCGACATCGTAGGACCCGTCAAGGACGGTGAATTCGTCTACCTTTTCCAGATTGTGGCCAAACGGCCGAGCCAGATCGTGCCCTGGAAGGATGTCTCTGCCGTTGCCGCGCAGCATGCAGTGCGCTATTGCCAGGAGCAGGGGCGTGCCGATGTGCAGCAACGAATGTTCCAGAAATACGGCGTGCAGCTGGATGAAGAGGCTGTGCGCGGTATTTTCGACACCAAGTGA
- a CDS encoding methyltransferase domain-containing protein — translation MHPTAMSNGKLFFETYAAKLPQGIAIDIGAQDVNGSLRSVCPPHLQFIGVDFVQGRGVDVVLDDPYRLPFEDASIDVVVSSSCFEHSELFWVLFLEIMRVLKTPGLFYLNAPSNGTFHRYPVDCWRFYPDSGKALITWAQRNGVDACVLESYVSRQHGAVWSDFVAVFLKGSGHAGQFSDRITQVFKDFYNGQVLGEPGFMNLEEYPEDLQKLLTPPAASESQLP, via the coding sequence ATGCATCCTACGGCCATGAGCAACGGCAAGTTGTTTTTCGAAACGTACGCCGCCAAATTACCGCAGGGGATTGCCATTGATATCGGTGCGCAGGATGTCAATGGCTCGCTGCGCAGCGTGTGCCCACCGCATTTGCAATTTATTGGTGTGGATTTCGTGCAGGGCCGGGGGGTGGATGTCGTGCTCGATGATCCTTACCGCCTGCCTTTCGAGGATGCCTCGATCGACGTCGTCGTCAGCAGTTCGTGTTTTGAGCATTCCGAGTTGTTCTGGGTGCTTTTTCTCGAAATCATGCGTGTGCTCAAAACGCCAGGTTTGTTCTATCTCAATGCGCCGTCCAACGGCACGTTCCACCGCTATCCTGTGGATTGCTGGCGCTTTTATCCTGACAGCGGCAAGGCACTGATCACCTGGGCGCAGCGCAACGGGGTTGATGCCTGCGTTCTGGAGTCCTATGTCAGTCGCCAGCATGGCGCGGTCTGGAGCGATTTTGTGGCCGTTTTTCTCAAGGGGAGCGGGCATGCAGGGCAGTTTTCCGATCGCATTACTCAGGTTTTCAAGGATTTCTATAACGGTCAGGTATTGGGTGAACCAGGGTTTATGAATCTGGAAGAGTATCCTGAAGACCTGCAAAAATTACTCACCCCGCCAGCAGCCAGTGAAAGCCAGCTGCCTTGA
- a CDS encoding glycosyltransferase family A protein yields MVPRASVLIPVKNGGVLLGEVLDAVLAQHAPWPFEVIVMDSGSTDGSVDLVRARGVRCETIAPEDFSHGRTRNQLAALSGGAFLVFITQDARPASTEWLARLVQACDAEPDVAGAFGPHRAHPDARAITRRELAEHFAGFGAEQSVVRLEDRARFAVDPGYRQWLHFFSNNNSCLRRSVWEQLPFPDVAFAEDQTWALAAVEAGYGKAYAPEAAVYHSHDFGIWETLQRNFDEARSFQRYFGYDMQRSLVRAWASAALLARRDAAWLRQAGQRGWGWVKKAVYMAGIELARTTGQFLGTQHRRLPAWLLGMLSRDQGLQRGRSA; encoded by the coding sequence ATGGTTCCTCGAGCGTCCGTTCTTATCCCCGTCAAAAATGGTGGCGTCCTGCTGGGTGAGGTGCTGGACGCCGTGCTTGCGCAGCATGCACCTTGGCCGTTTGAGGTCATCGTGATGGACTCAGGCTCCACCGATGGTTCAGTCGACTTGGTGCGTGCGCGTGGCGTGCGCTGTGAGACGATCGCGCCCGAGGACTTTAGTCATGGGCGCACGCGCAACCAGCTGGCCGCCCTTTCCGGCGGCGCGTTTCTGGTTTTCATCACGCAGGATGCCAGGCCAGCGAGCACCGAGTGGCTTGCCCGCCTGGTCCAGGCATGCGACGCCGAGCCCGATGTGGCGGGCGCTTTTGGTCCCCATAGGGCCCATCCGGACGCACGGGCCATTACACGGCGTGAACTCGCCGAGCACTTTGCCGGTTTTGGTGCAGAGCAAAGCGTCGTGCGGTTGGAAGACCGCGCCCGTTTTGCTGTCGACCCCGGCTATCGGCAATGGCTACACTTTTTCTCCAATAACAATTCCTGTCTGCGTCGTTCGGTGTGGGAGCAATTGCCTTTTCCCGACGTTGCGTTTGCTGAAGACCAGACCTGGGCGCTGGCTGCGGTCGAGGCAGGGTATGGCAAAGCCTATGCGCCCGAGGCGGCGGTGTATCACTCGCACGACTTCGGCATCTGGGAAACCCTGCAGCGCAATTTTGACGAGGCGCGCTCGTTCCAGCGTTATTTTGGCTACGACATGCAGCGCAGTCTTGTGCGTGCATGGGCGAGCGCCGCCCTGCTTGCGCGGCGTGATGCGGCCTGGCTGCGCCAGGCGGGCCAGCGTGGCTGGGGGTGGGTGAAAAAGGCGGTCTATATGGCGGGCATCGAGCTGGCGCGCACCACGGGGCAATTCCTGGGGACGCAGCATCGGCGCTTGCCGGCCTGGTTGCTGGGGATGCTCTCCCGTGATCAGGGCTTGCAGCGTGGCCGTTCTGCCTAG
- a CDS encoding glycosyltransferase family 4 protein, translating to MAGLIGLRMRQVWNLTKRHGLWGTLSMVRRRLAQGPGSLKSRNVFMHYDFVRVATVELAAEKARAGTLLWFIPDFNIGSGGHQTIFRTIMHLERMGWESNIVIVSPTNHATAELARQDICEYFFPLKAKVFMGFKGLPNSEFVIATGWQTAYPVRAIAGDVKKLYFVQDFEPSFYPMGTESVLADNTYRFGFYGITAGGWLANKLKTEYGMQTHPISFGVDHDCYRERPRREQEIKRVFFYARPPTPRRAFEFGLLVLEAVSRRLPDTQFILAGWDVSDYLIPFPHLSAGVVSPEELADAFSQCDAALILSLTNLSLMPLELMASGCAVVSNRGDCVEWLLNDDVALLTEPTLEALTDALCNLLQDDAARQAQCQRAMAFARQQHWEASAESFAQGLLAARQALTPAHGHAAHQEPVNAAVSV from the coding sequence ATGGCAGGGTTGATCGGGCTGCGCATGCGGCAGGTGTGGAATTTGACGAAACGCCACGGGCTGTGGGGCACCCTATCCATGGTCAGGCGACGGTTGGCGCAAGGCCCGGGAAGCCTGAAGAGCCGCAATGTGTTCATGCATTACGATTTTGTGCGCGTTGCCACGGTGGAGCTGGCAGCGGAGAAGGCGCGTGCCGGAACCTTGCTGTGGTTCATCCCGGATTTCAACATCGGCTCAGGCGGACACCAGACGATTTTTCGCACGATCATGCATCTGGAGCGCATGGGGTGGGAGTCGAATATCGTGATCGTCAGCCCGACCAACCATGCCACTGCCGAGTTGGCACGCCAGGATATCTGTGAATATTTCTTTCCCTTGAAGGCCAAGGTCTTTATGGGATTCAAAGGATTGCCGAACAGCGAGTTCGTGATTGCCACCGGTTGGCAGACGGCGTATCCGGTGCGGGCGATCGCAGGCGATGTCAAAAAGTTGTACTTCGTTCAGGATTTCGAGCCCAGCTTCTACCCGATGGGAACAGAATCGGTGCTGGCAGACAACACTTATCGTTTCGGTTTCTATGGCATTACGGCCGGTGGATGGTTGGCGAATAAACTGAAGACCGAATACGGCATGCAGACGCATCCCATCAGTTTCGGTGTCGATCATGATTGCTATCGTGAGCGCCCAAGGCGAGAGCAGGAGATCAAGCGCGTGTTTTTCTATGCACGCCCCCCCACCCCACGGCGGGCCTTCGAGTTTGGTCTGCTGGTGCTGGAGGCGGTTTCTCGCAGGCTGCCCGATACGCAGTTCATCTTGGCGGGGTGGGATGTCAGCGATTACCTCATTCCGTTTCCGCACCTGTCGGCTGGCGTGGTTTCGCCCGAGGAACTGGCCGATGCGTTCAGCCAGTGCGATGCTGCGCTGATACTGTCACTGACCAACCTGTCGCTCATGCCGCTCGAGTTGATGGCCAGCGGCTGCGCCGTGGTATCCAACCGTGGCGACTGCGTGGAGTGGCTGCTCAATGACGATGTGGCCCTCTTGACCGAACCCACGCTGGAAGCCCTGACTGATGCGTTGTGCAATTTGCTGCAGGACGACGCGGCGCGCCAGGCGCAGTGCCAGCGGGCGATGGCGTTTGCACGCCAACAACATTGGGAGGCGTCCGCCGAGTCTTTCGCGCAAGGCTTGCTGGCGGCTCGCCAGGCACTGACTCCCGCGCATGGGCACGCGGCGCACCAGGAGCCAGTGAATGCAGCGGTATCGGTCTGA
- a CDS encoding ABC transporter permease: MNAKSQAQRSPGVSTVASVGGAQRAWVLWRYWLLREFKTRYAGSVLGLAWAFVQPLASLAIFYVLFGLILAVRVPGLTSSNGYLLHLLAGLAIWLPFTDAIGRGVGSLAAYEDFLRKQPMPAEILPAVAVGGSLLVLGIGYALLLVLSIGQGVGPFVSWAWLPLLVLAQVVLTFGLALVLSMAHFLWRDVGSTVGFALQLGFYLTPIVYPLAQVPERFHSWFLLNPVACLVLAVQSAVLHMPVPLGTMWALAVWVVLLGGGGWWFFRSMKPVLGEAL; encoded by the coding sequence ATGAATGCGAAGAGCCAGGCACAGCGCTCGCCAGGGGTGTCTACGGTAGCGTCGGTGGGCGGTGCGCAGCGCGCCTGGGTCCTGTGGCGTTACTGGCTGCTGCGCGAGTTCAAGACGCGCTACGCCGGGTCGGTGCTGGGCCTGGCCTGGGCATTTGTTCAGCCGCTGGCGAGTCTGGCCATTTTTTACGTGCTGTTTGGCCTGATTCTGGCGGTGCGGGTACCGGGCCTGACGTCCAGCAATGGCTATTTGCTGCATTTGCTGGCCGGTCTGGCGATCTGGTTGCCCTTTACCGATGCCATTGGCCGAGGGGTTGGCAGCCTGGCCGCCTACGAGGACTTCCTGCGCAAGCAACCCATGCCGGCCGAGATCCTGCCTGCGGTGGCGGTCGGCGGTAGCCTGCTGGTGCTGGGCATTGGCTATGCTTTGTTGCTGGTGCTGTCGATCGGGCAGGGCGTGGGGCCTTTCGTGTCGTGGGCCTGGCTACCCTTGCTGGTGCTGGCCCAGGTTGTGCTGACGTTTGGCCTGGCGCTGGTGCTCAGCATGGCGCATTTTCTGTGGCGCGATGTGGGTTCCACCGTGGGCTTTGCGCTGCAGCTCGGCTTTTATCTCACGCCCATCGTCTATCCGCTGGCCCAGGTGCCCGAGCGGTTTCACAGCTGGTTTTTACTCAACCCGGTGGCCTGCCTGGTGCTGGCAGTGCAGTCGGCGGTGCTTCACATGCCGGTGCCGCTGGGCACGATGTGGGCGCTGGCGGTCTGGGTCGTGCTGCTGGGGGGCGGGGGCTGGTGGTTCTTCCGTTCCATGAAACCGGTATTGGGTGAGGCGCTGTAG